Proteins encoded together in one Antennarius striatus isolate MH-2024 chromosome 13, ASM4005453v1, whole genome shotgun sequence window:
- the LOC137606542 gene encoding actin-binding LIM protein 3-like isoform X2 produces the protein MSGQTNVQYQAALYGGNHDSSSPLSNCGSLSIVCDRCGGVCRGEVVRVKNTHFHVHCFTCQVCGCDLAHSGFFHHAGKYICTEDYQRLYGTQCDSCDQYITGEVVSALGRTYHPQCFVCSICRNPFPIGDRVTFCGKKCVCQQCSHTLSSKKPIKVHGPSYCAGCGDEIKQGQSLLALDRQWHINCFKCRTCGCSLTGEYISKDGVPYCETDYHTQFGIRCDSCNRYISGRVLEAGGKRYHPSCARCERCHMMFLEGEEMYLTGSEVWHPMCKEAARLERKLRLRRSSETASVSPPGSSPLLGSPHRLICSKADTDVLNYKQLVALPGVKAVYDIQRPDIIPYQADHTHSHLSDDMLERQSLGSSSSYTHDLLDGVDFRTRRSFSSVFTDSPTHSRHGGSPLHCYLPVSESGRNSPYYNPPEPRWATPTTTFQAPKHFHVPDASRSPTANKSKINENLINSSRLSTSNCNGLYHPESNYYPYTGSPNIARVRRFSSGGEENGWNHNMNRGIGRMILKEEMKARSGCHDNDQWGSRCSSRCNSKEALNNLGFISVNGCSPRSISSADSDSYVAKSASLPGYGKNGLNRPGSSGKDYSQFDSSHADNWQIREYKVSLQSKLTALQVRRLEQ, from the exons TTTGTGGCTGTGATCTGGCGCACTCTGGATTCTTCCACCACGCTGGCAAGTACATCTGCACCGAGGACTACCAGCGGCTCTACGGGACCCAGTGTGACAGCTGTGATCAGTATATCACTGGAGAGGTGGTGTCTGCGCTGGGCAGGACGTACCACCCACAATGCTTTGTCTGCAGCATCTGCAG AAACCCATTTCCAATTGGAGACAGGGTGACCTTCTGTgggaagaagtgtgtgtgtcagcagtgtTCACACACCCTGAGCAGCAAAAAGCCCATCAAGGTCCATGGACCAAGTT ACTGCGCCGGCTGTGGTGATGAGATCAAACAGGGTCAGTCTCTGCTGGCGCTGGACAGGCAGTGGCACATCAACTGTTTTAAATGTCGGACCTGTGGCTGTTCGCTCACCGGGGAGTACATCAGCAA AGATGGGGTCCCTTACTGCGAGACTGACTACCACACTCAGTTTGGGATCAGGTGTGACAGCTGTAACAGGTACATCAGTGGACGAGTTCTGGAG GCAGGAGGGAAGCGATACCACCCCAGCTGTGCCAGATGTGAACGCTGTCACATGATGTTCCTGGAAGGAGAAGAGATGTATCTGACAG gttCAGAGGTGTGGCACCCCATGTGTAAAGAAGCAGCTCGACTGGAAAGAAAACTGAGG CTCAGACGCTCCTCTGAGACGGcatctgtttctcctccagGCTCCTCACCTCTCCTTGGCTCCCCTCACCGGCTTATCTGT tCGAAGGCGGACACTGACGTTCTGAACTATAAGCAGCTGGTGGCGCTGCCCGGCGTCAAAGCCGTTTACGACATCCAGCGGCCCGACATCATCCCGTATCAGGCTGACCACACGCACTCACACCTCTCAGATGACATGCTAGAGCGACAG TCATTAGGATCCTCATCATCATACACTCAT GATCTCCTGGACGGTGTTGATTTCAGAACGAGGCGTTCCTTTAGCTCTGTCTTCACCGACTCTCCTACACACAGTCGCCATGGAGGCTCCCCACTGCATTGTTATCTCCCTG tcaGCGAGAGTGGCAGGAACTCACCCTATTACAATCCACCAGAGCCCAGGTGGGCCacacccaccaccaccttcCAAGCCCCCAAGCATTTCCATGTTCCAG ACGCGTCTCGCTCTCCGACAGCCAATAAGAGCAAGATCAATGAGAACCTCATCAACTCCAGCCGCCTCTCCACCTCCAACTGTAACGGCCTCTATCACCCAGAATCCAACTACTACCCGTATACCGGCTCCCCGAACA TCGCCAGGGTGAGGAGGTTTTcatcaggaggagaggagaatggATGGAATCACAATATGAACAGG GGAATTGGCAGGATGATCctgaaggaggagatgaaggcaCGGTCAGGTTGTCATGACAATGACCAGTGGGGGAGCAGATGCAGTTCCCGTTGTAACAGCAAAGAGGCGCTGAACAACTTGGGATTCATCTCCGTCAATGGCTGCT ctcccagGTCCATCTCCAGCGCTGATAGTG ATTCATATGTTGCCAAATCAGCCTCGTTGCCTGGATACGGCAAAAATGGACTAAACAGG ccTGGGAGCAGTGGAAAGGATTATTCCCAGTTTGACAGCAGTCATGCAGATAATTGGCAGATCAGAG AATACAAGGTAAGCCTGCAAAGCAAGCTAACAGCACTACAAGTGAGACGTCTGGAACAGTAG
- the LOC137606542 gene encoding actin-binding LIM protein 3-like isoform X3, which translates to MSGQTNVQYQAALYGGNHDSSSPLSNCGSLSIVCDRCGGVCRGEVVRVKNTHFHVHCFTCQVCGCDLAHSGFFHHAGKYICTEDYQRLYGTQCDSCDQYITGEVVSALGRTYHPQCFVCSICRNPFPIGDRVTFCGKKCVCQQCSHTLSSKKPIKVHGPSYCAGCGDEIKQGQSLLALDRQWHINCFKCRTCGCSLTGEYISKDGVPYCETDYHTQFGIRCDSCNRYISGRVLEAGGKRYHPSCARCERCHMMFLEGEEMYLTGSEVWHPMCKEAARLERKLRLRRSSETASVSPPGSSPLLGSPHRLICSKADTDVLNYKQLVALPGVKAVYDIQRPDIIPYQADHTHSHLSDDMLERQSLGSSSSYTHDLLDGVDFRTRRSFSSVFTDSPTHSRHGGSPLHCYLPASEETNIYRKPPIYKNQDASRSPTANKSKINENLINSSRLSTSNCNGLYHPESNYYPYTGSPNIARVRRFSSGGEENGWNHNMNRGIGRMILKEEMKARSGCHDNDQWGSRCSSRCNSKEALNNLGFISVNGCSPRSISSADSDSYVAKSASLPGYGKNGLNRPGSSGKDYSQFDSSHADNWQIREYKVSLQSKLTALQVRRLEQ; encoded by the exons TTTGTGGCTGTGATCTGGCGCACTCTGGATTCTTCCACCACGCTGGCAAGTACATCTGCACCGAGGACTACCAGCGGCTCTACGGGACCCAGTGTGACAGCTGTGATCAGTATATCACTGGAGAGGTGGTGTCTGCGCTGGGCAGGACGTACCACCCACAATGCTTTGTCTGCAGCATCTGCAG AAACCCATTTCCAATTGGAGACAGGGTGACCTTCTGTgggaagaagtgtgtgtgtcagcagtgtTCACACACCCTGAGCAGCAAAAAGCCCATCAAGGTCCATGGACCAAGTT ACTGCGCCGGCTGTGGTGATGAGATCAAACAGGGTCAGTCTCTGCTGGCGCTGGACAGGCAGTGGCACATCAACTGTTTTAAATGTCGGACCTGTGGCTGTTCGCTCACCGGGGAGTACATCAGCAA AGATGGGGTCCCTTACTGCGAGACTGACTACCACACTCAGTTTGGGATCAGGTGTGACAGCTGTAACAGGTACATCAGTGGACGAGTTCTGGAG GCAGGAGGGAAGCGATACCACCCCAGCTGTGCCAGATGTGAACGCTGTCACATGATGTTCCTGGAAGGAGAAGAGATGTATCTGACAG gttCAGAGGTGTGGCACCCCATGTGTAAAGAAGCAGCTCGACTGGAAAGAAAACTGAGG CTCAGACGCTCCTCTGAGACGGcatctgtttctcctccagGCTCCTCACCTCTCCTTGGCTCCCCTCACCGGCTTATCTGT tCGAAGGCGGACACTGACGTTCTGAACTATAAGCAGCTGGTGGCGCTGCCCGGCGTCAAAGCCGTTTACGACATCCAGCGGCCCGACATCATCCCGTATCAGGCTGACCACACGCACTCACACCTCTCAGATGACATGCTAGAGCGACAG TCATTAGGATCCTCATCATCATACACTCAT GATCTCCTGGACGGTGTTGATTTCAGAACGAGGCGTTCCTTTAGCTCTGTCTTCACCGACTCTCCTACACACAGTCGCCATGGAGGCTCCCCACTGCATTGTTATCTCCCTG cTTCAGAGGAAACCAACATCTACAGAAAACCCCCCATCTATAAGAATCAAG ACGCGTCTCGCTCTCCGACAGCCAATAAGAGCAAGATCAATGAGAACCTCATCAACTCCAGCCGCCTCTCCACCTCCAACTGTAACGGCCTCTATCACCCAGAATCCAACTACTACCCGTATACCGGCTCCCCGAACA TCGCCAGGGTGAGGAGGTTTTcatcaggaggagaggagaatggATGGAATCACAATATGAACAGG GGAATTGGCAGGATGATCctgaaggaggagatgaaggcaCGGTCAGGTTGTCATGACAATGACCAGTGGGGGAGCAGATGCAGTTCCCGTTGTAACAGCAAAGAGGCGCTGAACAACTTGGGATTCATCTCCGTCAATGGCTGCT ctcccagGTCCATCTCCAGCGCTGATAGTG ATTCATATGTTGCCAAATCAGCCTCGTTGCCTGGATACGGCAAAAATGGACTAAACAGG ccTGGGAGCAGTGGAAAGGATTATTCCCAGTTTGACAGCAGTCATGCAGATAATTGGCAGATCAGAG AATACAAGGTAAGCCTGCAAAGCAAGCTAACAGCACTACAAGTGAGACGTCTGGAACAGTAG
- the LOC137606542 gene encoding actin-binding LIM protein 3-like isoform X1, whose amino-acid sequence MSGQTNVQYQAALYGGNHDSSSPLSNCGSLSIVCDRCGGVCRGEVVRVKNTHFHVHCFTCQVCGCDLAHSGFFHHAGKYICTEDYQRLYGTQCDSCDQYITGEVVSALGRTYHPQCFVCSICRNPFPIGDRVTFCGKKCVCQQCSHTLSSKKPIKVHGPSYCAGCGDEIKQGQSLLALDRQWHINCFKCRTCGCSLTGEYISKDGVPYCETDYHTQFGIRCDSCNRYISGRVLEAGGKRYHPSCARCERCHMMFLEGEEMYLTGSEVWHPMCKEAARLERKLRLRRSSETASVSPPGSSPLLGSPHRLICSKADTDVLNYKQLVALPGVKAVYDIQRPDIIPYQADHTHSHLSDDMLERQSLGSSSSYTHDLLDGVDFRTRRSFSSVFTDSPTHSRHGGSPLHCYLPVSESGRNSPYYNPPEPRWATPTTTFQAPKHFHVPASEETNIYRKPPIYKNQDASRSPTANKSKINENLINSSRLSTSNCNGLYHPESNYYPYTGSPNIARVRRFSSGGEENGWNHNMNRGIGRMILKEEMKARSGCHDNDQWGSRCSSRCNSKEALNNLGFISVNGCSPRSISSADSDSYVAKSASLPGYGKNGLNRPGSSGKDYSQFDSSHADNWQIREYKVSLQSKLTALQVRRLEQ is encoded by the exons TTTGTGGCTGTGATCTGGCGCACTCTGGATTCTTCCACCACGCTGGCAAGTACATCTGCACCGAGGACTACCAGCGGCTCTACGGGACCCAGTGTGACAGCTGTGATCAGTATATCACTGGAGAGGTGGTGTCTGCGCTGGGCAGGACGTACCACCCACAATGCTTTGTCTGCAGCATCTGCAG AAACCCATTTCCAATTGGAGACAGGGTGACCTTCTGTgggaagaagtgtgtgtgtcagcagtgtTCACACACCCTGAGCAGCAAAAAGCCCATCAAGGTCCATGGACCAAGTT ACTGCGCCGGCTGTGGTGATGAGATCAAACAGGGTCAGTCTCTGCTGGCGCTGGACAGGCAGTGGCACATCAACTGTTTTAAATGTCGGACCTGTGGCTGTTCGCTCACCGGGGAGTACATCAGCAA AGATGGGGTCCCTTACTGCGAGACTGACTACCACACTCAGTTTGGGATCAGGTGTGACAGCTGTAACAGGTACATCAGTGGACGAGTTCTGGAG GCAGGAGGGAAGCGATACCACCCCAGCTGTGCCAGATGTGAACGCTGTCACATGATGTTCCTGGAAGGAGAAGAGATGTATCTGACAG gttCAGAGGTGTGGCACCCCATGTGTAAAGAAGCAGCTCGACTGGAAAGAAAACTGAGG CTCAGACGCTCCTCTGAGACGGcatctgtttctcctccagGCTCCTCACCTCTCCTTGGCTCCCCTCACCGGCTTATCTGT tCGAAGGCGGACACTGACGTTCTGAACTATAAGCAGCTGGTGGCGCTGCCCGGCGTCAAAGCCGTTTACGACATCCAGCGGCCCGACATCATCCCGTATCAGGCTGACCACACGCACTCACACCTCTCAGATGACATGCTAGAGCGACAG TCATTAGGATCCTCATCATCATACACTCAT GATCTCCTGGACGGTGTTGATTTCAGAACGAGGCGTTCCTTTAGCTCTGTCTTCACCGACTCTCCTACACACAGTCGCCATGGAGGCTCCCCACTGCATTGTTATCTCCCTG tcaGCGAGAGTGGCAGGAACTCACCCTATTACAATCCACCAGAGCCCAGGTGGGCCacacccaccaccaccttcCAAGCCCCCAAGCATTTCCATGTTCCAG cTTCAGAGGAAACCAACATCTACAGAAAACCCCCCATCTATAAGAATCAAG ACGCGTCTCGCTCTCCGACAGCCAATAAGAGCAAGATCAATGAGAACCTCATCAACTCCAGCCGCCTCTCCACCTCCAACTGTAACGGCCTCTATCACCCAGAATCCAACTACTACCCGTATACCGGCTCCCCGAACA TCGCCAGGGTGAGGAGGTTTTcatcaggaggagaggagaatggATGGAATCACAATATGAACAGG GGAATTGGCAGGATGATCctgaaggaggagatgaaggcaCGGTCAGGTTGTCATGACAATGACCAGTGGGGGAGCAGATGCAGTTCCCGTTGTAACAGCAAAGAGGCGCTGAACAACTTGGGATTCATCTCCGTCAATGGCTGCT ctcccagGTCCATCTCCAGCGCTGATAGTG ATTCATATGTTGCCAAATCAGCCTCGTTGCCTGGATACGGCAAAAATGGACTAAACAGG ccTGGGAGCAGTGGAAAGGATTATTCCCAGTTTGACAGCAGTCATGCAGATAATTGGCAGATCAGAG AATACAAGGTAAGCCTGCAAAGCAAGCTAACAGCACTACAAGTGAGACGTCTGGAACAGTAG